ACCTACCGTCTGATTGATTACGGCCGTCACTTCTGTCCGGCGCGAAAGCACGAGTGCGGCGAGCACCCGCTCACCAAACTCTACCCGAGAGCGGCAGGAATCTGGCCCAGGGCGCGATAGGTCGCATCTTTCCACAGGAGGTACGTGGCGTATACGTTGCGGGTGCGGTATAGTGGAGAATGAGCGGCAAGCGTTTTGCGTTTTTTATGCAGGAAGACAAGAAGCATATTTTACTAGTCGAAGACGATGAGATGCTGTCAAAAGCGCTCGGTGATGCCCTGGTGGGGGCAGGGTTTGCGGTTGCTATCGGGAGTGACGGTGAGATGGGTCTTGCCCTCGCCAAAAAGTCGCCACCGGATCTTATGATTCTCGATCTCACGCTCCCGAAGCTTGACGGCACAGAACTTTTGCGTCGGGCGCGCCTAGAGAGCGCACTTGTCGATACGCCAACGATTATCCTGACGAACCGTGATGATGTGGAGTCGCTTTCTAAGACGCTTGAGAGCGGGCCGGTTGATTTTCTCATTAAGCACGAGCAGCGGCTCGAGCAGATTCTCGCGCTTGTAAAAAAGCGTCTCAACGTTAGTGCGTGAGGGAAATATGGAGACCGCGTACGAGCCTACCATAGGCCTTGAGGTTCACGCGGAGCTCGCGACCACGACGAAGCTTTTTTGTTCGTCGCGGAACGACCCTGATGAACGTGAGGCGAACCGAAATATATGCCCCGTGTGTCTTGCACACCCGGGGACTCTTCCGGTGCTGAATGGCGCGGCGGTGCGGCATGTGCTGCGCGTGGGCGCTGCAATCGGCGGCACACTCGCGACATTCTCCGAGTTCGACCGCAAAAACTATTTTTATCCCGATCTTCCTAAGGGCTATCAGATCAGCCAGTACGCGCACCCCCTTGTCCTCGGCGGCATGCTCGCCGGGGTCCTCGTCACACGGGTGCACCTTGAAGAAGACACTGCACGCTCGCAGCACAGTGAGAGCGGCGATGCGAGCGCTCTTGATTTCAACCGCGCCGGGGTACCACTTATGGAGCTTGTCACCGAGCCAGTAATCCACTCGCCGGATGTGGCAGCACGATTTGCCCGTGAGCTCCAGCTCCTGCTCCGCTCCCTCGGCGCGAGCGGCGCAAACATGGAGAAAGGGGAGATGCGGCTTGAGGCGAACATTAGTGTACGAAGAAAGTTGAAAGTAGAAAGTGGAGAGTGGGGAGAGAATGATGCACCGCTGGGGACCAAGGTTGAAGTTAAGAATCTCAATTCGGTGCGCGCGCTGCGGCGCGCGATTGACTACGAGATCGAGCGACAGGCGGTAGTGCT
This sequence is a window from bacterium. Protein-coding genes within it:
- a CDS encoding response regulator — encoded protein: MSGKRFAFFMQEDKKHILLVEDDEMLSKALGDALVGAGFAVAIGSDGEMGLALAKKSPPDLMILDLTLPKLDGTELLRRARLESALVDTPTIILTNRDDVESLSKTLESGPVDFLIKHEQRLEQILALVKKRLNVSA